A genomic segment from Colletotrichum higginsianum IMI 349063 chromosome 5, whole genome shotgun sequence encodes:
- a CDS encoding APSES transcription factor Xbp1 codes for MSSPGTCYSDRDPSSPYLDQPVIPKLKMSKDPAPMSKYKPRGVIKYFPFENVDDATRREVHRFRVTPFGRIQESCAHIPYNSGKKDFFEKTGRESFEVFKYEFKNPGDDNDYTVMWDYNIGLVRMTPFFKCCKYSKTMPAKMLGLNPGLKDITHSITGGAIAAQGYWMPYECAKAVCATFCYGIAGALIPIFGPSFPSLCTPPGSPDYQRMAIDHRIVEDAIKDAELSRKVQHHALPPIELNQVSNIERRPIRTLRDDKRLRLDTRLMSPYSDTDGESHRSCPDSASSNSSEGVGYSYGHHPAPPRHSKQLPPTSGWTAANRPAQPYRLVDESYRPADPYLSAVPRWTPVNRHVVTPPRPAWAHKRTIDHDDHDGHDAAGRDSRKGKHDSSPVLRYASEQRKEEDSEADIAEQNAALGLMTLMTAPRKEVELVGDGAGGDSHRSKRRRATSA; via the exons ATGTCGTCGCCGGGAACCTGCTACTCGGACAGAgacccgtcgtcgccttACTTGGACCAACCTGTCATCCCGAAGCTCAAGATGTCCAAGGACCCAGCCCCGATGTCCAAGTACAAGCCTCGTGGTGTCATCAAGTACTTTCCCTTCGAAAACGTGGATGACGCGACCCGCCGCGAGGTTCACCGTTTCCGGGTGACGCCTTTTGGTAGAATCCAGGAGTCCTGCGCCCATATCCCTTACAACAGCGGCAAGAAAGACTTTTTCGAGAAGACTGGACGAGAGAGCTTTGAAG TTTTCAAGTACGAGTTCAAAAATCCGGGTGATGATAACGACTACACTGTCATGTGGGACTACAATATCGGTCTCGTCCGCATGACCCCGTTCTTCAAGTGCTGCAAGTACTCCAAG ACGATGCCGGCAAAGATGCTGGGCCTCAATCCTGGTCTCAAGGATATCACCCACAGCATCACAGGAGGCGCAATAGCAGCTCAAG GATACTGGATGCCGTATGAATGTGCCAAGGCAGTGTGTGCTACTTTCTGCTACGGCATCGCCGGGGCCCTCATCCCAATCTTTGGACCGTCGTTCCCGTCCTTGTGCACTCCTCCAGGCTCTCCGGACTACCAGCGCATGGCGATCGATCATCGgatcgtcgaggacgccatcaaggatgcCGAACTTTCACGAAAGGTCCAGCACCATGCTCTCCCGCCCATAGAGCTGAATCAAGTTTCCAATATCGAACGCCGCCCCATACGCACCCTGCGGGATGACAAGAGACTTCGACTCGACACTCGTCTGATGAGCCCTTACAGCGATACTGACGGGGAGAGCCACCGCTCGTGCCCCgactcggcgtcgagcaaCAGCTCTGAGGGCGTCGGCTACAGCTACGGACACCATCCGGCACCGCCGCGACACTCCAAGCagctgccgccgacctcgggCTGGACGGCCGCAAACCGGCCCGCACAGCCGTACCGTCTCGTTGACGAGAGCTACCGGCCAGCCGACCCGTACCTCAGCGCCGTGCCCCGTTGGACGCCCGTGAACAGACACGTCGTCACCCCGCCTCGTCCGGCGTGGGCGCACAAGCGCACCATCGACCACGATGACCACGACGGccatgacgccgccggccgcgacaGCAGGAAGGGTAAGCACGACAGCAGCCCCGTGCTGAGATACGCGTCAGAACAgcggaaggaggaggattccgaggccgacatcgcCGAGCAGAACGCCGCGCTCGGCCTCATGACGCTCATGACGGCGCCCAGGAAGGAGGTCGaactcgtcggcgacggggccggcggcgactcgCATCGCAgcaagaggagaagggccACGTCCGCGTGA
- a CDS encoding Dynamin family protein encodes MAPAHSKTQAPGLGNRNLLDKIDKLRELGISKQVALPQLVVVGDQSSGKSSVLESLTGYYFPRSVGLCTRHATEIVCRRENTSSIVVTIQPFDATFERAERAKAFRREIQSLKGEEFANVLKEAADVMGLKISTDDTSEGAAFSKDVLRVEICGPDEEHLTIIDVPGVSTARDVALVKSMVKDYIKDSRTIILAVIPCNVDVATQTILTYAAEADPEGKRTLGVLTKPDLVSENATREAAMDLIRGKRRDIQLGYYVVKNRGADDTSSSKEERDFQEKLFFGEDPWSKLDKLRLGIPALRNRLRELLMDRTKSEFPKVRREINERLAEARSKLETLGQPWSTADEQRAYLGKIVSRYTQLRDFSLNAYYTGDPLFENNPKYRLATRIREMNSAFSAMFFKSAHTRTFDELDNDEKVKTRSDEVASEPESENESFDRDDLYNVTFTMPEDEFGELDVVLSEPCMCAAPQTSGIMGHLKQLYLASRGFEMGTVRLSPYSDAWLVIYKLTDFQFNNHMLPTAFKEQSKKWESITLAHVSNVILVVHHFIFGVVKEACGDGQVLEALWSSILEDLVKRYQMAMQQAKLLIHVEREGRSITYNPAFDRALSGVKAKRSAKKFKDLKVTLEDHDGVDYVKYADLERESTGVEGVSETCNIIHDVLHSYYDIASARFSDMICTQVIDYFLIDAENSPLNVLSSNRIYKMTAEQLDMVAGEDAVTKVTREMLKSDI; translated from the exons ATGGCACCTGCGCACTCTAAGACTCAGGCTCCCGGCTTGGGCAACCGGAACCTTCTCGACAAGATTGACAAGTTGAGGGAGCTTGGAATCTCCAAGCAGGTCGCTCTTCCACAG CTTGTCGTTGTGGGCGACCAGTCTTCTGGCAAGTCCAGTGTTCTAGAATCGCTCACGGGATACTACTTCCCGCGTTCGGTCGGGCTTTGTACCCGTCATGCCACCGAGATTGTCTGCCGCCGAGAAAACACCTCCAGcatcgtcgtcaccatcCAGCCCTTCGATGCTACCTTCGAGAGAGCCGAGAGAGCGAAGGCGTTCCGTCGTGAGATCCAGAGCTTGAAGGGTGAAGAGTTTGCGAATGTGCTAAAGGAG GCTGCTGACGTCATGGGATTGAAGATCTCCACTGATGATACCTCCGAGGGAGCTGCCTTCAGCAAAGACGTTCTACGTGTTGAGATATGCGGCCCTGACGAGGAACACCTGACCATCATCGATGTGCCTG GGGTTTCGACCGCCAGAGATGTTGCCTTGGTCAAGTCAATGGTCAAGGACTACATCAAGGACTCCCGAACCAT CATTCTTGCCGTCATTCCCTGCAATGTGGATGTTGCAACACAGACCATCCTCACCTACGCAGCCGAGGCAGATCCTGAGGGAAAGCGAACCCTTGGTGTCCTCACAAAGCCGGATCTCGTCAGCGAGAACGCCACACGAGAAGCAGCGATGGATTTGATAAGAGGAAAGAGACGGGACATCCAGCTCGGGTACTATGTTGTCAAGAAtcgcggcgccgacgacacGTCCTCAAGCAAGGAGGAGAGAGATTTTCAGGAGaagctcttcttcggcgaGGACCCTTGGTCCAAGCTCGATAAGTTGCGTTTGGGGATCCCGGCCCTCCGCAACCGCTTGCGGGAGCTTCTCATGGACCGCACCAAGAGCGAGTTTCCCAAAGTACGTCGCGAGATCAACGAGCGCCTTGCTGAAGCCAGGAGCAAACTCGAAACCCTCGGACAGCCCTGGAGCACTGCCGATGAGCAGAGAGCGTACTTGGGGAAGATTGTGAGTCGGTACACCCAGCTCAGAGACTTCAGCCTCAATGCCTATTACACAGGCGATCCTCTCTTTGAGAACAACCCCAAATATCGCCTGGCGACCCGGATCCGCGAGATGAACTCGGCGTTTTCCGCAATGTTTTTCAAGAGCGCGCACACTCGCACCTTCGATGAATTGGACAATGACGAAAAAGTCAAGACCAGAAGCGACGAGGTCGCAAGCGAGCCTGAGTCCGAGAATGAGAGTTTTGACAGAGACGACCTGTACAATGTCACCTTTACGATGCCAGAGGACGAGTTTGGCGAGCTGGACGTAGTCTTGTCAGAGCCCTGCATGTGTGCCGCTCCTCAGACCAGCGGAATAATGGGACATCTGAAGCAGTTGTACCTTGCATCTCGTGGCTTTGAGATGGGCACCGTAAGATTGTCCCCCTATTCAGACGCATGGCTGGTGATTTACAAGCTGACCGACTTTCAGTTCAACAACCACATGCTCCCCACAGCCTTCAAGGAGCAGTCGAAGAAGTGGGAGTCCATCACCCTGGCCCATGTCAGCAATGTCATCCTTGTGGTCCACCATTTCATCTTCGGGGTGGTCAAGGAGGCCTGCGGCGATGGGCAGGTACTTGAGGCGCTTTGGTCCTCGATTCTCGAAGACCTTGTTAAGCGATACCAAATGGCTATGCAGCAGGCGAAGTTGCTCATTCACGTGGAGCGCGAGGGCCGTTCCATCACGTACAATCCGGCTTTCGACAGAGCGCTGAGCGGAGTTAAGGCGAAGAGGTCTGCCAAAAAGTTCAAGGATCTCAAGGTCACACTCGAAGATCACGACGGTGTCGATTATGTCAAGTACGCCGACTTGGAGAGAGAGTCGACTGGTGTggagggagtgagtgagacgTGCAACATCATCCATGACGTCTTGCACAGCTACTACGACATTGCCAGTGCTCGATTCTCGGACATGATCTGCACCCAGGTCATTGACTACTTCCTCATCGATGCCGAGAACAGCCCTCTCAATGTTCTGTCTTCGAACCGCATCTACAAGATGACGGCTGAGCAGCTGGATATGGTGGCAGGCGAGGACGCTGTGACCAAGGTCACACGCGAGATGCTGAAGAGCGACATCTAG
- a CDS encoding Tpr repeat protein yields MQLDEITDQMADAMIAETQRRDAAEAAAAAAASGQAAAPGAAKGAALPPGHALLSGKTPDQVLADLNKSPLFMTELEDNDDVAALQALAYEGTARENGEEFKERGNECFKARMHADAKEFYTKGIEILALEERRRAQGEKTFHTEKARVKGNAENAAGQQEEEEEEEREVEVEDDDDEIAQQKAVLESLYVNRAACHLELGNYRSCWTDCGLALRLNPANLKAYYRSARALLKVGRIAEADDACARGLALDPDNKPLRAVARDIVEAAERADAKARREAEREAREKLRARLLRAALAARGIRTRETAQPPEMEDARMRLVPDEDDPASSLSFPAVLLYPVHLESDFVKAFGETECLADHLSYILPVPWDERGEYSPDGVECYMETAKGGLVKVGKKATLLKILSGGNVEVVDGIVRVYVVPAARAKAWIDEFKIKKAAEKGASS; encoded by the coding sequence ATGCAGCTCGACGAGATCACCGACCAGATGGCCGACGCCATGATCGCCGAGACGCAGCGCCGAGACGCAGCtgaggccgcggcggcggcagcagcatcggGCCAGGCCGCTGCCCCCGGGGCCGCAAAGGGCGCCGCCCTGCCTCCCGGCCACGCCCTGCTCAGCGGCAAGACGCCGGACCAGGTACTCGCGGACCTCAACAAGTCGCCGCTCTTCATGACGGAGCTTGaggacaacgacgacgtcgcggcgCTGCAGGCGCTCGCGTACGAGGGCACTGCGCGCGAGAACGGCGAGGAGTTCAAGGAGCGCGGCAACGAGTGCTTCAAGGCCCGCATGcacgccgacgccaaggagttctacaccaagggcatcgagatcctcgccctcgaggagcgGCGGAGGGCCCAGGGCGAGAAGACGTTCCACACGGAGAAGGCGCGCGTTAAGGGAAACGCCGAGAACGCCGCGGGacagcaggaggaggaggaggaggaggaacgagaggtcgaggtcgaagatgacgacgatgagatCGCCCAGCAAAAGGCCGTGCTCGAGAGCCTGTACGTCAACCGCGCCGCGTGccacctcgagctcggcaacTACCGGTCATGCTGGACCGACTGCGGCCTCGCGCTGCGCCTGAACCCGGCGAACCTCAAGGCCTACTACCGCTCAGCGCGCGCCCTTCTCAAGGTcggccgcatcgccgaggccgacgacgcgtGCGCGCGGGGGCTCGCGCTCGACCCGGACAACAAGCCGCTCCGGGCCGTCGCGCGTGacatcgtcgaggcggccgagcgcgccgacgccaaggcACGGCGTGAGGCGGAGCGTGAGGCTCGGGAGAAGCTGCGCGCGAGGCTGCTGCGGGCGGCGCTCGCGGCGCGGGGCATCCGGACGAGGGAGACGGCGCAGCCGCCCGAGATGGAGGACGCGCGAATGCGCCTCGtgccggacgaggacgaccccGCGAGCAGCCTGAGCTTCCCGGCCGTGCTGCTGTATCCGGTCCACCTCGAGAGCGACTTCGTCAAGGCCTTTGGCGAGACCGAGTGCCTGGCGGACCACCTGTCGTACATCCTGCCGGTGCCGTGGGACGAGAGGGGCGAGTACTCgcccgacggcgtcgagtgCTATATGGAGACGGCCAAGGGCGGGCTCGTCAAGGTCGGCAAGAAGGCGACGTTGCTGAAGATCCtgagcggcggcaacgtcgaggttgtcgacggCATCGTACGGGTTTACGTCGTGCCGGCGGCCCGGGCCAAGGCGTGGATCGACGAGTTCAagatcaagaaggccgccgagaaggggGCCAGCAGCTAA
- a CDS encoding inositol monophosphatase, with protein sequence MADLDLQEIHDTLLDIASEAGKMILAANPSSIDQGTKLNSVDIVTETDQAVEKMVSTRLQSAYPNISFMGEETYTKGTRLGPEPTFVVDPIDGTTNFVHSFPDACISLGLAVDCVPVVGVIYNPFQDLLFTGIKGKGSYMRRAGGAPQRLPLAKSPIPLRGLDGALLACEWGSTRDGPNFELKAETFKKLAATKETGGAMVHSMRALGSAALSLAAVAAGQLDAYWEGGCWAWDVCAGWCILTEAGGIMVGGNPGVWEPAVDERVYLAVRGAPAGQREIVEEFWKVLDGKSLDYSV encoded by the exons ATGGCGGACCTCGACCTCCAAGAGATTCACGACACCCTCCTCGACATTGCGAGCGAGGCGGGCAAGATGATCCTGGCCGCTAATCCGTCGTCTATCGACCAGGGCACCAAGCTCAACT CCGTCGACATCGTAACTGAAACGGACCAGGCCGTGGAGAAGATGGTTTCGACCCGCCTGCAGTCCGCCTATCCCAACATCTCCTTCATGGGCGAGGAAACGTACACTAAGGGCAcgcgcctcggcccggaGCCGACCTTTGTCGTGGACCCCATCGACGGCACCACCAACTTCGTCCACTCCTTTCCCGACGCCTGCATCTCCCTTGGTCTGGCCGTCGACTgcgtccccgtcgtcggcgtgaTCTACAACCCCTTCCAGGACCTGTTGTTCACGGGCATCAAGGGCAAGGGAAGCTACATGCGccgcgcgggcggcgcgccTCAGCGACTGCCCCTGGCCAAGAGCCCGATCCCGCTGCGGGGGCTTGACGGCGCGCTGCTGGCGTGCGAGTGGGGCTCGACGCGCGACGGGCCCAACTTcgagctcaaggccgagacgttcaagaagctggcggcgaccaaggagacgggcggcgcCATGGTGCACTCGATGCGCGCGCTGGGATCCGCGGCGCTgagcctcgccgccgtcgccgcaggCCAGCTGGACGCGTACTGGGAGGGCGGCTGTTGGGCATGGGACGTGTGCGCCGGCTGGTGTATCCTCACCGAGGCGGGCGGCATCATGGTCGGCGGCAACCCGGGCGTCTGGGAGCCTGCCGTGGACGAGAGGGTGTACCTCGCCGTGAGGGGCGCGCCGGCCGGACAGAGGGAGATTGTGGAGGAGTTCTGGAAGGTGCTAGACGGGAAGAGTCTGGACTACTCGGTCTAG
- a CDS encoding Major facilitator superfamily transporter, whose translation MALTMQKRPRNPDDFPTTQLFLLAIVRLAEPIALTSIFPYAWPLVKRFEIGNAEDASFYAGLLISSFSLAEALMGMYWGGLSDHIGRKPVLLLGCIGTMFSMVMVGFASNIWIALAGRAIGGLLNGNIGVIQTMVGELVTKPEHEPRAFSVMPFVWSIGTIIGPFIGGTFSDPHDAFPNLFPAGGLFYRYPYLLPNLVCAALLFVSIILGYFLLEETHPDMQPRVSLPDDTYASEETPLLETSDAMKRPVVDLRDDNYGTVRGRSERASEKKVDQPYNIYTKPIMSLILALCIFTYHSMTYDHLLPIFFEDDRAIANPMSILTSSTSPFYTPGGLGISLRAVGMIMAVNGVIALFVQAVIFPFAAEKLGVYRLFTIVTVLHPIAYVMVPSLLLLPESLLYAGIYFCLAVRNVLSIILYPLLLILIKEATPTPKALGKVNGLAASAAAGFRMIAPPVAGWLYTFGSKIDCTALAWYGSAVVAVIGAIQCFSVKRERKYEVCEEEEAQPCLRKKESRVTITETLSDDE comes from the exons ATGGCCCTAACCATGCAGAAAAGACCTCGCAACCCGGACGATTTCCCTACCACACAGCTGTTTCTTCTGG CCATCGTCCGTCTCGCCGAGCCCATCGCCCTCACCTCCATCTTCCCTTATGCCTGGCCACTCGTCAAGAGGTTCGAAATCGGCAACGCTGAAGATGCCTCCTTTTACGCCGGCCTCCtcatctcctccttctccctcgccgaggccttgATGGGCATGTACTGGGGCGGTCTCTCGGACCACATCGGAAGGAAACCCGTACTTCTCCTGGGATGCATCGGCACTATGTTCAGCATGGTCATGGTCGGCTTCGCCTCCAACATCTGGATCGCCCTGGCCGGCAGGGCCATCGGAGGTCTCCTCAACGGTAACATCGGCGTCATCCAGACCATGGTCGGTGAATTGGTCACCAAGCCTGAGCATGAGC CCCGCGCCTTCTCCGTCATGCCTTTCGTCTGGTCCATTGGCACAATCATTGGTCCCTTTATTGGCGGTACCTTTTCCGATCCCCACGACGCGTTCCCCAATCTGTTTCCTGCCGGTGGCCTCTTCTACCGCTATCCTTACCTGCTGCCCAACCTCGTCTGTGCGGCTCTCCTGTTCGTCAGCATCATTTTGGGCTACTTCCTGCTGGAGGAGACCCACCCTGACATGCAGCCCCGTGTCTCCCTCCCCGACGACACCTACGCCTCCGAGGAGACTCCTTTGCTCGAGACCTCGGACGCCATGAAGaggcccgtcgtcgacctgagAGATGACAACTATGGCACTGTCCGCGGCCGCAGCGAGCGGGCCTcggagaagaaggtcgaTCAGCCCTACAACATCTACACCAAGCCCATCATGTCCTTGATCCTCGCCCTCTGCATATTCACCTATCACTCGATGACCTACGACCATCTCCTCCCCATTTTCTTCGAGGACGaccgcgccatcgccaatcccatgtccatcctcacctcctcgacgagtcCCTTTTACACGCCGGGCGGCCTCGGAATCTCGCTCCGTGCCGTGGGCATGATCATGGCAGTCAACGGCGTCATTGCGCTGTTTGTGCAGGCCGTCATCTTccccttcgccgccgagaagctaGGTGTCTACCGCCTGTTTACCATCGTCACTGTGCTGCACCCCATCGCCTACGTCATGGTTCCgagcctgctgctcctcccgGAGTCGCTCTTGTATGCCGGCATCTACTTCTGTCTGGCCGTCCGCAACGTCCTCTCCATCATTCTCTACCCGCTTCTCCTGATCCTGATCAAGGAGGCGACCCCGACTCCAAAGGCCCTCGGCAAGGTCAACGGCCTGGCCGCCAGCGCTGCTGCCGGTTTCCGCATGATCGCCCCTCCTGTCGCCGGCTGGCTGTACACTTTTGGAAGCAAGATCGACTGCACCGCGCTGGCATGGTATGGCagtgccgtcgtcgccgtcatcggtgCCATCCAGTGCTTCTCCGTCAAGCGCGAGCGCAAGTACGAGGTttgcgaggaggaggaggcccagCCCTGTCTGCGCAAGAAGGAGTCTCGGGTTACTATCACGGAGACCCTTTCGGACGACGAGTGA
- a CDS encoding Histidine acid phosphatase has product MGVSDIVTSAYQSVRDLFTGKAYKYNAIPAHEGETDETDEHRDTPLPDSKRRILLLTIAAMVFAILFSLALGFSFVSGQTPRNGLESISQFWGQYSPFFSVPSEINAATPPGCEVTFAQVLSRHGARDPTAGKTATYKALVDRIHTTVTNYGRGFEFIKTYEYTLGADQLTPFGQRELVDSGEAFYRRYQALAANNDPFIRSSGQTRVVESGLNWTQGFYGSKIADGHTGPDGGIIGLVTIIPEEKGVNNTLDHGLCTAFEDGAFSKVGDEAQVPWRDTFTPPITARLNENLPGAGLTAEDTISFMQLCPFNTVVDGKQSQFCDLFTLDEWKSLEYHETLGKYYGFNAGNPLGPTQGVGFTNELIARLTQQPVVDRTSTNSTLDADAATFPLDKKLYADFSHDNDMMSIYGALGLYNETQPLSKTNRTSVAETKGFTASWTVPFAARMYVEKMKCGGADEEMVRVLVNDRVVPLVGCGADELGRCKLGRFVESLGFARSGGLWDQCFV; this is encoded by the exons ATGGGTGTCTCCGACATCGTTACTTCGGCCTACCAGTCTGTGAGGGACCTGTTCACAGGAAAAGCATATAAATACAATGCCATCCCCGCCCATGAgggcgagacggacgagacggacgagcaTCGCGACACCCCCTTGCCAGACTCGAAACGCCGCATCCTCCTTCTCACGATCGCCGCCATGGTCTTTGCTATTCTCTTTTCCTTAGCTCTAGGCTTTAG TTTCGTCAGCGGCCAGACACCGCGCAACGGACTTGAGTCCATCTCGCAGTTCTGGGGCCAGTATtctcccttcttctcggtGCCATCTGAGATCAACGCTGCCACGCCCCCGGGTTGCGAGGTCACGTTCGCACAGGTGCTGTCACGGCACGGTGCTCGTGACCCTACCGCCGGCAAGACGGCGACCTATAAGGCGCTTGTCGACCGCATCCACACCACCGTCACCAACTATGGCAGAGGCTTCGAGTTCATCAAGACGTACGAGTACACGCTCGGCGCTGACCAGCTCACCCCCTTTGGCCAGCGGGAGCTTGTCGACTCGGGCGAGGCATTCTATAGGCGTTACCAGGCTCTCGCAGCCAATAACGACCCCTTTATCAGATCCTCTGGCCAGACCCGCGTGGTCGAGTCTGGTCTGAACTGGACTCAGGGGTTTTACGGTTCCAAAATTGCCGATGGCCATACCGGacccgacggcggcatcatcgggCTCGTCACTATTATccccgaggagaagggcgtcAACAATACGCTGGATCACGGGCTCTGCACGGCGTTCGAGGATGGCGCGTTCTCCAAGgttggcgacgaggcgcAGGTCCCCTGGCGCGACACATTTACACCGCCAATCACGGCGCGCCTCAACGAGAATCTCCCGGGCGCGGGCCTGACGGCCGAGGACACCATCAGCTTCATGCAGTTGTGCCCGTTCAACACGGTGGTCGACGGCAAGCAGTCGCAGTTCTGCGACCTCTTCACGCTAGACGAGTGGAAGAGCCTCGAGTACCACGAGACGCTGGGCAAGTACTATGGGTTCAACGCAGGCAACCCGCTCGGGCCAACGCAGGGCGTGGGCTTCACCAACGAGCTCATCGCGCGGCTGACGCAGCAGCCGGTCGTGGACCGCACGTCTACCAACTCAACGCTTGACGCGGACGCGGCGACGTTCCCACTCGACAAGAAGCTGTACGCCGACTTCAGCCACGACAACGACATGATGTCCATCTACGGCGCGCTGGGACTGTATAACGAGACGCAGCCGCTGTCCAAGACGAACCGGACGTCGGTGGCGGAGACCAAGGGGTTCACGGCCAGCTGGACGGTGCCGTTCGCGGCGCGCATGTACGTGGAGAAGATGAAGTGTGGCGGTGCAGATGAGGAGATGGTACGGGTGCTTGTCAACGACCGGGTTGTGCCGCTGGTCGGGTGCGGTGCGGACGAGCTTGGGCGGTGCAAGTTGGGACGGTTCGTGGAGAGCCTGGGTTTCGCGAGGAGCGGAGGTCTCTGGGACCAGTGTTTTGTGTAA